One Malaclemys terrapin pileata isolate rMalTer1 chromosome 7, rMalTer1.hap1, whole genome shotgun sequence genomic region harbors:
- the LOC128841293 gene encoding elongin-B-like produces the protein MDVFLMIRRHKMTIFADAKETTTVQELKKIVEGILKRPPEEQQLYKDDWLLEDGDRTLIECGLSSQTSRPQAPAMVGLALFRASEGSFEPLHIDPFSSTPELPDVLKPQDSGSSSGEQPMQ, from the coding sequence ATGGACGTCTTCTTGATGATCCGTCGCCACAAAATGACCATCTTTGCTGATGCCAAGGAGACGACCACTGTGCAGGAGCTGAAGAAGATTGTGGAGGGCATCCTGAAGAGGCCTCCGGAGGAGCAGCAGCTATACAAGGATGACTGGTTGCTGGAGGATGGTGACAGGACCTTGATAGAATGTGGGTTAAGCAGTCAGACCTCCCGTCCCCAGGCGCCAGCCATGGTGGGCTTGGCCTTATTCAGAGCCAGCGAGGGCTCCTTTGAGCCATTGCACATCGACCCCTTCTCCAGCACCCCCGAGCTGCCTGATGTCTTGAAGCCTCAAGATTCTGGTAGCAGCTCTGGCGAGCAGCCTATGCAGTGA